Part of the Gracilimonas sp. genome is shown below.
AAAACGTAATCATGGCCTCTACCGAGGGTGGCGTTGAAATTGAAAAGGTAGCCGAAGAAACTCCAGAAAAAATTGTTAAGGAATGGGTTGAGCCGGGAATGGATCTCCAGCCAAATCAGGCACGTCGTATTGCTTTTGCATTAGGGCTTGAAGGAGATGCGCTCAAAAAAGGTATTAAGTTTGTACAGGCATTATACAAGGCCTACGAAGAGACCGATGCCAATATGTTCGAGATTAATCCATTGATTGTAACTCCGGACAACGAGGTTTACGCACTGGATGCCAAGGTGACTTTTGATGACAATGCGCTTTACCGTCATAAGGATCTTGCGGAGCTTAAAGATGAAGCTGAAGAAGATCCTTCGGAACTTGAAGCACAAAAATATGACCTTAACTACATCAAACTGGATGGTAATGTTGGGTGTATGGTAAACGGCGCCGGACTTGCGATGGCAACCATGGATATCATCAAGCTTTCAGGTGGCGAGCCGGCTAACTTCCTGGATGTAGGCGGTGGCGCAAATGTTGAAACCGTTAAGAATGGATTTCGCATTATTCTTGAAGATAAAAATGTGAAGGCGATCCTGATCAATATTTTTGGTGGAATTGTACGTTGTGATCGTGTCGCAAACGGTGTTATCGAAGCGGTAAAAGACCCTGAGATTGCCGAAAAAGTGAAAAATGTACCGATTATTGTACGTCTTCAGGGAACCAATGCAAAAGAAGCCAAAGAAATCATCGACAACAGTGATTTGAATGTGATTTCTGCTGTACTGCTTAAGGAAGCTGCTGAAGAAGTTTCGAAAGTGCTGGCTTAACAGTAGCAGCCGTCAAGAATTAAACAATTCTAAGCCTGATCTGTAAAAAGATCAGGCTTTTTTTATTTATAATGGTTTAACTATCATCTCATACACCGCCTATGAAACCATTTGATATAGAAATAACATCCATTTCAAAAGGACCTGAAGAGCTTACCTATCAGCTTCCGATAAATGCTACCGTTCAGAAGCAGGTGCCCGCTAAAAACCGCTCCGATTATTTTATAGCCGAATTGGAGAACAATGTGTTTTGGGTTGATAAGAAGAAAGACATCAACACGGAAATAAGCCATATTGTAATCTGTACAAAGAAAAAGAGCCAGTTTATAGAGAAGGATATGAAAGAGGTAATCATTGCCATTGCCTACGTTCTGGATGATTCGGTTACCTCAGATAAGACCTTAAATCTTCAAAAGATAAAATATGTAGCGGATGGCACTTGCTCTGCCACCAAAAAGTGGGGGATCTTCTAATTACTTACACGCTATGCAATAGTTTTGCGCTTACGTCTTCGTAGAACCTCTCGTACTCCTCAACCACTACATCCTGATTATATCTCTCGGCTTGCTTTCTGGCGTTGGCAGCCATCCTAGCATGAAGGTCTGCATCAGAAAGAATTTTGACTCCATACTCGGCCATACAGTCCACATCATCCAGGTCACACAGATATCCGGTTTCTCCATGAATATTTACTTCCGGTAGTCCGCCAATATTGGAACTGATTACCGGTACGCTGCAGCTCATGGCTTCCAGTGCGGCAAGTCCAAAGGTTTCCGAGCCGGATGGAATCAAAAACAGGTCAGCGATAGATAGCACATCTTCTACTTGCTCCAGCTTCCCCAGAAAGCGAACATGTTCACAAATTCCCAGGTCACGACATTGTTGTTCGGCTTTTTGCCGGTCAGGGCCATCTCCAACGAGTAATAATTTGGATTCAATACCGGATTCTAAAATCTTGGCAAAAACCGTGATTACCTCCGGTACCCGTTTCACTTTTCTGAAGTTGGAAACATGAACGATTACTTTTTCATCATTCGGACAAATCGCTTTCTTAAAGTGACTTTTATTAGATTTCTTGAAGCGATCCAGGTCAATGAAGTTGGGAATCACTTTTATATCCTGCTTTATGTTGAACCGTTCATAGGTTTCTTTTTTCAGATATTCCGAAACGGCCGTAACGCCATCACTTTTATCAATCGAAAATTCTACTACATGTTTATAACTTGGATCGCTGCCAACCAATGTGATATCCGTTCCGTGAAGAGTGGTAATCACCGGAACATGGCGGGCTTTTTCGGCCATAATTTGCTTGGCTAAATACGCGCTGGTTGCGTGAGGCAGAGCATAATGAACATGCAATAAGTCCAGATCCTGGTACTCAATCAGGTTTACCATTTGCGTTGCCAGGGCAAGATCGTAAGGAGGGTATTCAAATAACGGATAAGAATTGATGGACACCTCGTGGTAGGTAATACCGGTTTCGAAGGTATCGAGTCGGGCCGGCTTGGCATAACTCATCATATGGATATTATGGCCTTTTTTAGCCAGTGTTTTCGCCAATTCAGTAGCTACAACACCACTTCCGCCAAAAGTAGGATAACAGACAATTCCTATATTCATTCCAACAATTAAGGTTACTGGGTTAGATGTATTGAACTCAAAAATACATAAACTATTGCAGTGATTAGCAGCTCAACACAAGGTTTAACAGTTTGGTTTCAAACAAATTGATTTCCCTGTCGCCCAAAAGAAAAAACTATGCAAGCATTTCTTATACAAGCATTCATTTTTGTATATTTATGGATTGTAACAGCATAAAAAACGGCACACAATTCCTATGGCAGGACATTCGAAATGGGCGAACATTCGCCACAAAAAAGCTAAAGAAGACGCTAAGCGTTCTAAGATTTTTACCAAGCACATCAAGGAAATTACCGTAGCTGCCCGCGAAGGCGGCGGTGATGTGGATGGCAACCCCCGCTTATCCCTTGCCATCGAAAATGCCAAAGCCGATAACGTCCCTAAAGACAATATTGAAAGAGCCATTAAACGCGGTACCGGTGAGGATACCGGCGGAGCCAGCTATGAAGAAACCACTTTTGAGGGATACGGCCCCGGAGGCATTGCCTATTTTATCGAAGTCACTACCGATAATAACAACCGAACGGTAAGCGACATCCGCCACATTTTTACCAAACACGGAGGTAATATGGGCACCAATGGTTCCGTTGGTTATATGTTTGAACAAAAAGGTATGATTCAGGTACCTTCTGAAGGACTCGATGATGAGGAGTTTATGCTTGAAGCCATAGACGCCGGTGCTACCGATGTTGATACCGACGATGAAATGTTTGTGGTTTACACAACCCGTGAAGAACTTTTTGAGGTGCGTAATCGTCTTGAAGAGTCCGGGTTTGAAATAGAAAATGCTTCGTTAATACGGGAAGCCGTAACCGAAACTAAAGTAGATGAAGACACGGCCATCTCGAACTTAAAAATGATGGAAAAATTTGAAGAGAATGACGACGTCAACAACGTATTCACCAATATGTTGATGGATGATGAAACCGTTGCTCTCGCTGAAAACCTGTAATATAGAATGATCCGAACGTTTTCATACATAGCGCTTTTATTTTTGCTGACCGCTTCTGCGGTAACAGATGGCCGGGAAGCCAACAAAGCCTATGAGAACGGTGATTATAAGCAAGCGGAACAACTTTATCTTTCTGCGATTGAACAAGACCCTGATAACGCAAAGTTGTATTTCAACCTTGGAAATGCTCAGGCAAAACAAGGAAAAGTGGAAGATGCCATTCAATCTTATATGGAATTCAGAGGTTTGGCGGAATCGCCTGAAGATAAAGCCAAAGCAGAGTATAACATTGGCACCCTGCTTACTCAAGGGCAAAAATGGAAGCCTGCTGCTGCTCATTTCAAAAATGCCCTGAAGTTGAATCCGGATGATTTAGATGCAAAACATAATTACGAACAAGCTCTTGCCAAACAACAAGAGCAGGAAGAAGAACAGGAAGGGCAGGATCAGAATCAACAAAACCAGCCACCACCGGAACCGAGCGAATATGCCTTAGCCATGAAAGAACAAGCTGAGAAACTGGTGGCACAGCGCAAGTATTCCGAGGCGTATAATTTAATGCAACGCGCCCTCGATGCTGATGATACCGTTCGGGCTTTTAACGATTTCATCGAACGAATTAAGAATGTTTCAGATATAGACTCGAATTAACCATGAAGAAACTGATTGCTTTTATTTTTTCCCTTTTGGTTACAACCGCTGTTTTTGCACAATCTCAAACGGCTGAGGATTACTTCCACGGCGGTGCTCAGTCGTTCATACAGTCTGATTTGCAAGCTGCAATCGATCAGGTTCAAACCGGACTTAACCAATATCCGAATAACCCAAAGCTGAATGCCCTGATGCAAAAACTTCAGGAAGAACAGAAAAAGCAGCAACAACAGCAGAACCAGGATCAGCAGCAACAACAAAACCAGCAGAATCAACAACAGCAGGAACAAGAGCAGCAAAATCAGGAAGAGCAGCAGGAACAGGAAAATCAGGAGCAAGAGCAAAGTGAAGGGGAAGAACAGCAGGATCAAGATCCTCAGGAAATGAACCCCGAAGACCTGAACTCTCAGCAAATCAGTAAGGAAGATGCGGAGAAAATCCTGCAGGCCCTGGCCCAGAAAGAGAAAGAATTACTGAAAGAATTCAAGAAGAAAAAATCGGACGGAAGCGCCAAGCATGACAAAGATTGGTAAACGAACTCTTCTTCAATCCTTATTGATGGTTTTTGCCCTGGCTTGTTTTGCCACAAGTCAGGCACAGGATATAAATGTTGAAGCTTCACTCTCTGAGGTCAACATCTATTCCGGTGAACAGGTTAGATTACAGATTACCATTTCAGGTACCAGCATGGGATCGGTTGAGCAACCGGTACTTCCTGAAATTGACGGCCTTCGCTGGCTCAGAGGCAGTACTTCCCGTGGTCAAAAATATTCTCTCGTTAATGGAAGTCCCACCGTTACCTACACGTTCGGATATGCCCTGATTGCCCAAACAGCCGGCAGCTATACCGTTCCGGCCATAACGGTAAACGTAAATAATGAGACCTTTCAAACGGCTCCTATTGATTTTAAAGTACTGGATCCTTCAACCATCAACTCCGGCGATGCAGAACGGGCTCCCAATATTTATGTGCGACTGGAACCGAGCACCATGAACCCCGTTGTGGGGCAGCAAGTGATTGCCGATGTGGTGCTGTACTTCAAAAATGATATTGAGGTTTCTTCCTATCAACCAACACCGGGATGGAAGGCAGAGGGATTCTGGAAAGAAGAACTTGAATACCCACAGCGAGCTCAAACTACTTCGACCATTGTAAATGGCATTCGTTATCAACGAGCGCGATTGATTCAGTATGCTCTTTTCCCTACAAAATCTGGAGAACTGACACTGAGTCCGTTTGAGATTTCCGTGTCGGTTCGAAAACAGCGCAACTCCGATCCTTTTGGCCTGGGCTTTGGGCAGGAGCGGCTTAACATTGAATCTATCCCGGTAACTCTTGATGTACGGCCTCTTCCTGAAGCCCAAAACGCAGAATTTATCGGAGCTGTTGGTGATTTTGAAATCAGCAGGGAAATCTCTCCGAAAAACGCTTTTGTCGGGGAGACCATTGAAATCACTACCCGCATCACCGGAGCCGGGAATGTGCCTCTTGTAAATAAACCGGAATATGCTTTTCCCGAAGAACTTGAAAAGTATAATCCGCAGGAAGGTTCTACTATAGACCGAAGGAATCGCCAAATTTCCGGCACACGGACCTTTACGGATATCATCATTGCGCGGAATGAAGGCACCTTCACTATCCCCGAAACGCGAATTGCCCATTTTAACCCCAACTCCAACCGCTACGAAATTACCCGCTTGCCTGCATTAACCTTTACCGCCAAGCGCGATCCCAATGCAAGCACCGTTGCTCAAAATGATTTACGATTAGACGTTCAACCTATCACTGGTCTGGCCCAGTGGACAACGAGTTCCGGCACCCCACTGCATCAGAAGAGCTGGGTGTGGACGCTCATATTCTTCCCGATATTGCTAACGGCAGCGGCTTATGGATATAAGCAATATCACACTCGCATGAACACAGACACTGCTTTTGCCAGGTCCCGAACGGCTTCTGATACAGCCGCCAAAACCTTAACCAAGGCTGAACAAGCAACAGACATCAAAGAAGGGTATCACCTGATTGAAAAAGCTTTGGTACAGTTTATCACAGATAAACTGAATCTGCCCCCGGCCGGACTTTCACATAAGGATATCACCCGGGAAACAGAGCAGATTGCTGATGCAGAAATCACCGCTGAGCTGAAGCGGTTACTTACCAAGTGCGAAACCATTGCCTACGCTCCCAATGCCACTCAGGAAACCCTCGACTCTGACATTGAAAAGACAAAAGCATTAATCAAAAAAATAGGTAAGCTGGCATGAAGAAACTTTTGCTCTGCTCGGTTTGGCTTTTGTTTTCCTTTACGGCTTCGGTTGCACAGCAATCGCCTCAGGCCACGTTCGATGAAGCCAATACCCTTTTTGAAAATGGGAATCTCACTGAGGCCTTAACACTTTATCGGTCCATCGAACAATTGGGCCATGTTTCAGGAGCCCTTTACCTGAATATGGGGATTGCAGCCGTACAACTCGACTCCCTTGGCCTTGCCAAATTCTATTTCCTGAAAGCAACCGATTTCAATACCACGGCATCACGGGCAGAAACCGCCCTGGATTATGTGAACAGTCAGTTCAGCAGGCAATCAGCTATGCTGCCTAAGTTACCCTGGGATCGGGCGGTACAGTGGATCAATGAGGTGCCAACCGCTGCCGGGTTATTTCTCATAGGATTTATTATCACAACCGCCGGGTTGATCTTGCTATACCTAACCTGGTTCAACAAATTGAGCTTTCAGAATATTTCAAGCTACGTCATCGCATTAGTGATAGCGGGATCAACTTTAGCCGGATTGGCTTTCTATGCCGATTACGTTAATCAGCGGTACGATGCCGCCGTTTTGATTTCTAACTCCCAACGCGTATTGCAGGCCCCAAACCCAGATTCAACGCTGGAAAGTATCGCTTACGAGGGGTACGACCTGACCGTTGATCACTGGAAAAGCGAAGAACAACCTGACTGGCTTTATGTACGGCTCGGCAACGGCCAATACGGCTGGATTCAGGATAACGGAGTAAAAATATTATAAGCCCTCAATCCTCGCAGAAGTTTATACTACGCTTGATTATTTTTACGTATATAGGGGCTTCAAAATTCACACAGACAAAACACAAAATAATTCCTATTTATTAATGAGTACTACTCAAGAGTATATTGATCAGAATAAAGACAAATTTGTTGAAGAGTTATTTGATTTACTGAGAATACCCAGCGTCAGCACCGACTCCAGCAGAAAAGAGGAGATTAAGAAAGCGGCCGGATTTTTAGTCAGCCAGCTCAATAATCTGAACCTTGACACGGTAAAGACCTATGAGACTCCCGGCAACCCGATTGTGTATGCCGAGCACTGCCCTCATGATGATCGACCCACCGTATTAATTTATGGCCACTACGATGTTCAGCCTTCTGATCCTGAAGAGCTCTGGGATACCCCGCCATTTGAACCAACCATTAAAGACGGACTGATTTACGCCCGCGGAGCCAGCGACGATAAAGGCCAGGCTTTTACGCACGTGAAAGCAGTAGAATCTTTTGTAAAAACCGGACAGGAACTTCCTGTGAATGTGAAATTTATTCTGGAAGGAGAAGAAGAAATCGGCTCTCCCAACCTTGTTCCTTTTCTGGAAGAGCACCAGGAGTTACTGGCCTGCGACATGGTCCTTATTTCTGATACGGCCATGTTTGGGGAAGATCAGCCTTCCATTACCTATGGTCTGCGCGGACTGGCATACATGGAAATTGAAGTGGTTGGACCCAACCGCGATCTTCACTCCGGCGTATATGGCGGTGCCGTTGAAAACCCGGCGAATGTATTGTGTGAAATTATTGCCAAACTGAAGGATGAAGATGGAGTAATCCAGATTCCCGGTTTTTATGATGACGTAGTTCCCCTGACAGAAGCGGACCGTGAGGCTTTTGCTCAGCTCCCCTTCGATGAAGAAGAGTACAAGAAGACGCTGGATGTAGAAGCCCTACACGGCGAGAAGGGATATACAACGCTTGAACGATCTTCAGCCCGCCCGACCCTGGATGTAAACGGAATTTGGGGCGGTTACACCAAAGAAGGAGCTAAAACGGTGCTTCCCTCCAAAGCGAACGCCAAAGTTAGCATGCGCCTTGTGCCGGATCAGGATCCGCATAAGATTGCACAGTTGTTCAAAAAGCACGTGGAGTCGCTTGCACCCGATACCGTTAAAGTTACAGTTAATGAGCACCACGGTGGGTTTGCCTCCGTCACCGATCTTGACTTCTATGGCCTCAAAGCCGGGGCGCAGGCATTTGAAGATGTATATGAAACCGAAGCGCTGTTCTCACGCGAAGGTGGGTCCATTCCTATTGTAGCCGACTTCAAACGTGTTCTTGGGGTTGAATCTATCCTGATGGGCTTCGGGCTCACCAGCAATGCTATTCATTCTCCTAATGAGAATTTCTCGCTGAAAGACTTCCATCGGGGAATCAAAACCTCAGCCAGATTTTTAGAATTGCTGCCTGATTACGCTTCGTAAATAAGAAGTTCTTGGTAGCATTTATATTCTCAATGGAACACGGATAACATCGATATAACGGATTAAGGTAATCAATCACTTTATATCCGTGATTATCTGACCTATCCCTATCATCCGTGTTCTATTCCAATTTCTTTTTAGGTAAAAAAGAGTTGGCGAACCGCCATTTTTATGTCCTAAATATCCGTATCTAATACGATGGGCCGGCCTTGCTCAAAGTTATAGAGGGTGAGTCGGCGAAGGTTGTAGTAGCCTGTCCAGTAGTTCCTGAGGGCCTGAATGTAGCTTCGTCGGGCACTGTCCTTTTCATTTTGGGCAATAAACAGGTTTGTTACATCAATCTTACCAATCAGGTAGCGATTCTTGGCTACTTCATACCGCCGGTCAGCAATTACATCTGAAGTCTCTGCCAACTCAACCTGACTGCGAAGCTGTGAAAATTCCCGGACCGTACTGCGAACACTCAGATCAAACTGCAGCTTTTGGTAGGCAATGGTATTAGCCGTTGCTGCCTGCTGATTTCGGGCGGCCTGAATCTCGGCCGTGTTCTTTCCCCAGTTAAAAATGGGAATCTGAAATCCCACAGTAAAAAATTGGCGATTCTGCGGGTCGCTGTACACGTCACTGAAATCTTCCGCCGTTTGGTTCAACCCATAACTTGCCTGTAAAGAAGCTGAAAAACCGGCTTCTTTGCGGGCCTGGTCGTATGATTGATTGGCCTGAATTTCACTCAGCTCAAACTCCAGCGATGTACTGTTATTTTCCCGGGCCAGCTCCAGAGCCTTGTCTACATCAATGTTCAGATTGGGGGCTTCTTCCGGGATAATTACTTCCACTTCAGTTTCATCCGGGATTCCCAGTAACGCCTTGAAGTTTTCTTCTGCTCGCTGAAAGTTCAGGTTGGCTGTGGTTAGGGAGGTCTCTGCATTTCGAAGGGCAAGTTCACTTTGAAGAAGATCGTTTTCTGCAATACTGCCCACCTGGTAACGTCCCTGCGAAATATTATAAATAGAATCGTTGACGGTAACGTTGAACTCGGCCACCTCAACATTAATTTTTGCCAGCAGAAAATCGAAGAAGCTTTGTGTTACATTGAAGGCGAGGTCTTCCATGTCTTCCACATACTGTTTCTGCGCAATTTGATACCGAAGCGGTTCAATCTTATTTCTCCATTTCAGGCTATTGAACTGAAATAACGGCTGGAAGTAGGTTGCTACCAGCGGAGTACTTTGCCAGCGATAAATATTCTCTCCGTTAATTCCCCCATCAAACAAAATAAGCCGGTTGATACCACTCGACAGTGATAAGCGCCCCCCGGTAGGCATGATGTTTTGGTTGATGGAAAGATTCACCGAAGACTGTGACTGGCTTTCTTCCTGATAGGTCGTGGAACCGTCATCCAATCTGTTTGCGGTAATTGCCCGGCTATAGCTTGGGATGTCGCCATCTAAATCGAGGCTGGGAAGTAAATCAGCCCGAAAGGATTTATATCTCCATTTGGCCGAAACCAGCTCGAACGTAGCTGCACGTGCTAATGGACTGTTTTGCTTGGCAATTTCAATGCTTTCTTCAAGGGTTAATGTTCGCTGAGATTGAGCTTCCAGGTCCGAAGAAAAGAAAGCAAGGGCAATAATCAGAAATCCGAAAAAACGTTTATTCATGTCGTAATGCGTGTACAGGGTCGTGTTGAGCGGCTCGTTTGGCGGGGTAGTATCCGAAAACTACACCGATAACAAGTGCTACGCCGAATGAGATGAAAATGGAAATTGGGGTTACAATAGTGGCGATATCTGCGGTTGCTTCGATGGCATAACTGAAAGCCATCCCCAGAATAATTCCGATAAAACCACCGGTAATACTGATCGTCAGAGCCTCAGTGAGAAACTGAAGTTCAATGTCTTTTTTCTGAGCTCCAACGGCCATGCGCACTCCGATCTCACGGTAACGCTCCACCACCGAAGCGAGCATGATATTCATAATGCCAATACCTCCTACAATCAGTGAAATGGATGCAATGGAGGAAAGCACGATGTTAAAAATACGTTTGGTTCGCTGCTCCTGCTGCAATAGCTGTTCAGGAACAATAATCTCGAAATCGACCACATCATTATGCCGGCGCTGTAGCATTCTTGAAATTACATCTGCGATGGTAGCACTATATTTCGTATCCGTAACTTTCACAATGAGTTTATCCAGCTGATTGTAATTTCCATCGCCGGAGTTATTATTCCCTCCTCCTGAGCTGCTGATCATAGCGCCGCCCATAAATATTACAGACCTTCCCCCACTGCTTTGCAGGTCCTTACCAGTAAGTACAGCCCGGTTTTTAAACCTCAGCAGAACTGTTGTTGCCGGAGAATAAATATCCAGGTTAAAATTTCGGATGCCCAGGTTCTCGATGTTTTCTGTAGATACTTCTTTCTTCTCGATAACCCCAACCACGGTGAGCCATAGATGGCCTACCTTAATTTTCTTTCCAATCGGACTTTCACCGGCAAAAAACCGGGTTTTCACATCGTAGCCAATCACACAAACCGGGTCCGCATTCTTGATTTGAAGGTCGCTGAAGTTGCTTCCCTCAACAATGCCCAGGTTCGAGATGCCAAAATAATCTTTATTCACCCCAATGAGTTTCCCCGTCCGAATGCGAGCATCACGGATAAATGTTGTTTCGTACATGATTTCCGGGCTGAGCTTTTCAACCTGGGGGACCAGCTGCTTAATACTTTCAAGGTCTTCCAGGTTTAAGCCCGGAGAGAATTTTTTCTTCTCTTGTTTGGCTGAATTTTCATCACCCACATTTCCTTCGCGCTGCTCTACCACCGGTTGTACGATGACGTTATTAGTCCCCAAAAGCTCCATCTGCTGAAGCACTTCCTGCTGAGCGCCGGTACCTATGGCCAGCATCGCGATTACCGACGAAACGCCAAAAATAATGCCTAATGAAGTTAGAAAAGCCCGCAGTTTATTGCGTTGAATAGCCTCAAGGGCAATATCAAGATTGTAGAGTATTTTCTGCAGCACCGCTCAGTCCTTCTTTAGTTGGATGTGATTTCTTCTTCCAGGTATAATCGCTCAATGCCGGCTGTGTCTTGGGGAACCGACAAATAGATCACATCATCTATGGAAAGCCCGCGATGAACAATCACTTCATTTTCGTTCATAAGTCCGAGCTCAACTTCCTGCATTACCGGAGACAATCCGTCTTTTTTGAAGACAAAACTGGTTGAATCCTGCACGTGAATAGTTTCCAGCGGGATATACATGGCATCAGGCACGCGGTTTACAATTACCCGGTTGCTTGTGGTCATAGCCGGGCGCAAAACACTGTCGGTTTCTGCAATTTCGATGATAACCTCATACACTTTCGAGTCCGAATTGGGTCGTTGTTCCCCGATGTTGGCTACGCTGGTCACGGTTCCGTAAAGATTTTTATCGGGAATGGCATCCAGGCCTATTTCCACGTTTTGGTCTTTCGCTATTTTCTGAACATCGACTTCATTCACATAGGTAATAGACTCCATTACGGAAAAATCAGGAAGTTCAGCAACTGTTGGGTTCCAGGCACTGATATCACTACCCTCCGTCACTTTGCTGCCATCATAGTTTCGTTTGTAGATCACCATTCCCTGGGCCGGGGCTTTTACCGTAAACTGCTGTAGAAGCGACCTGATTTTATTTACTTCGTTTTGCTCTTCCTGCAAATCAGCTTCCACTTCACTCATCTGAGCTTCCGCTTGTTTTACCTTGGTGATGTAATTCTTTTTTTCCTGTGCCAGCTGTCGGCGGGCTTTATCAAGATCAATTTCAGCCTGACGCTGAACGGCCGGGGATTCATATTTGGATTGATCCACAGCAATCTGTCGCTCTTCCAGTGCATATTCCAGGTTAATGAGATTATCACGTGCTTGCGAAAGGGTAAGCGTACTATCCAGAGATACCTGGGTAACCTGAGACTGAGCCTGCTGAAGCTCAAGCATGGCATCCTGTAGGCGACCCGTAATTTCGGATCGGTCCAGCTCGGCCACAAAATCTCCCTCCTTTACGATGGTGCCTTCGGGTATCAGGCGCTGAATTTTCATATTGAATAAACGAATCTCACGTACTCCCTGTGGACCCTTAATTTCAACGGATTGCTTGGCTCGCAACTCCCCGGTAGTGGTAACATCTACTACAAATTCCCCTTTCTTCGGGGTGGTGGTAAGCTCTACGGTTTCGGATGATTCTCCTCCAAAAACAAACCAGGCGATCATGGAAAGCCCAATAATGATACCCGGAATCAAATACTTTTTCTTCATGTGATAACTAATTTAGAAATGAGCACGAATATACCCTTTTTACCTATTGACGAATATACTATGTAAATAGTTTTACAAGTACGCTAATGTATTGATTTTATTATCCTATTTCCTAAATAAAATCTATGATCCGGCTCTCATGCTTCAAAAAGCATCAAAGAAATGGGAAGGAGACGGTTGTAAAGATTGGCTCTCTTGAACAGGTAAATGTAAGCAGAAGCTATTCTTCTACCAGGGTGTTATCAACCAAACCTGTTTCCAGGTCATAGCTTTTCCCCGGCTGGGTGTTATCTAAAATCTCTTTGGGATCATTATTTTCATCTACGATAACAACCCGCGGCTTATGGTCTTTGGCTTCTTCGGGTGTCATTTCTGCATAGCTGATAACGATGATACGATCTCCAACCTGGGTCATTCTTGCAGCAGCTCCGTTCAGGCAGCAAACACGACTTCCTCTTTCGCCAGGAATGGTGTAAGTCTCCAGGCGCGAACCGTTAGTGATATTCAACACCTGCACCTTTTCGTAAGGCAACAGGTTGGCTGCATCCAATAAATCCTGATCGATGGTAATGCTACCTTCGTACATCAGGTTGGCTTCGGTTACCGCCATTTGGTGCAATTTTGATTTAAACATCGTGATTTTCATCGTACTTCACTCAGAGATCTAAAATTATATTATCAATCAGGCGCGTTTTACCTAAATAAGCAGCGCCGGCAAGGATATATGTTGTGCCGGACTCCAATTTTTGAACCGGTTGCATATTATCCATGGAAAACACATTAAGATAATCATTTTTGAAGC
Proteins encoded:
- a CDS encoding dipeptidase, producing the protein MSTTQEYIDQNKDKFVEELFDLLRIPSVSTDSSRKEEIKKAAGFLVSQLNNLNLDTVKTYETPGNPIVYAEHCPHDDRPTVLIYGHYDVQPSDPEELWDTPPFEPTIKDGLIYARGASDDKGQAFTHVKAVESFVKTGQELPVNVKFILEGEEEIGSPNLVPFLEEHQELLACDMVLISDTAMFGEDQPSITYGLRGLAYMEIEVVGPNRDLHSGVYGGAVENPANVLCEIIAKLKDEDGVIQIPGFYDDVVPLTEADREAFAQLPFDEEEYKKTLDVEALHGEKGYTTLERSSARPTLDVNGIWGGYTKEGAKTVLPSKANAKVSMRLVPDQDPHKIAQLFKKHVESLAPDTVKVTVNEHHGGFASVTDLDFYGLKAGAQAFEDVYETEALFSREGGSIPIVADFKRVLGVESILMGFGLTSNAIHSPNENFSLKDFHRGIKTSARFLELLPDYAS
- a CDS encoding TolC family protein; protein product: MNKRFFGFLIIALAFFSSDLEAQSQRTLTLEESIEIAKQNSPLARAATFELVSAKWRYKSFRADLLPSLDLDGDIPSYSRAITANRLDDGSTTYQEESQSQSSVNLSINQNIMPTGGRLSLSSGINRLILFDGGINGENIYRWQSTPLVATYFQPLFQFNSLKWRNKIEPLRYQIAQKQYVEDMEDLAFNVTQSFFDFLLAKINVEVAEFNVTVNDSIYNISQGRYQVGSIAENDLLQSELALRNAETSLTTANLNFQRAEENFKALLGIPDETEVEVIIPEEAPNLNIDVDKALELARENNSTSLEFELSEIQANQSYDQARKEAGFSASLQASYGLNQTAEDFSDVYSDPQNRQFFTVGFQIPIFNWGKNTAEIQAARNQQAATANTIAYQKLQFDLSVRSTVREFSQLRSQVELAETSDVIADRRYEVAKNRYLIGKIDVTNLFIAQNEKDSARRSYIQALRNYWTGYYNLRRLTLYNFEQGRPIVLDTDI
- a CDS encoding ABC transporter permease, giving the protein MLQKILYNLDIALEAIQRNKLRAFLTSLGIIFGVSSVIAMLAIGTGAQQEVLQQMELLGTNNVIVQPVVEQREGNVGDENSAKQEKKKFSPGLNLEDLESIKQLVPQVEKLSPEIMYETTFIRDARIRTGKLIGVNKDYFGISNLGIVEGSNFSDLQIKNADPVCVIGYDVKTRFFAGESPIGKKIKVGHLWLTVVGVIEKKEVSTENIENLGIRNFNLDIYSPATTVLLRFKNRAVLTGKDLQSSGGRSVIFMGGAMISSSGGGNNNSGDGNYNQLDKLIVKVTDTKYSATIADVISRMLQRRHNDVVDFEIIVPEQLLQQEQRTKRIFNIVLSSIASISLIVGGIGIMNIMLASVVERYREIGVRMAVGAQKKDIELQFLTEALTISITGGFIGIILGMAFSYAIEATADIATIVTPISIFISFGVALVIGVVFGYYPAKRAAQHDPVHALRHE
- a CDS encoding efflux RND transporter periplasmic adaptor subunit is translated as MKKKYLIPGIIIGLSMIAWFVFGGESSETVELTTTPKKGEFVVDVTTTGELRAKQSVEIKGPQGVREIRLFNMKIQRLIPEGTIVKEGDFVAELDRSEITGRLQDAMLELQQAQSQVTQVSLDSTLTLSQARDNLINLEYALEERQIAVDQSKYESPAVQRQAEIDLDKARRQLAQEKKNYITKVKQAEAQMSEVEADLQEEQNEVNKIRSLLQQFTVKAPAQGMVIYKRNYDGSKVTEGSDISAWNPTVAELPDFSVMESITYVNEVDVQKIAKDQNVEIGLDAIPDKNLYGTVTSVANIGEQRPNSDSKVYEVIIEIAETDSVLRPAMTTSNRVIVNRVPDAMYIPLETIHVQDSTSFVFKKDGLSPVMQEVELGLMNENEVIVHRGLSIDDVIYLSVPQDTAGIERLYLEEEITSN
- the panD gene encoding aspartate 1-decarboxylase, with protein sequence MKITMFKSKLHQMAVTEANLMYEGSITIDQDLLDAANLLPYEKVQVLNITNGSRLETYTIPGERGSRVCCLNGAAARMTQVGDRIIVISYAEMTPEEAKDHKPRVVIVDENNDPKEILDNTQPGKSYDLETGLVDNTLVEE